Proteins from a single region of Desulfolutivibrio sulfoxidireducens:
- the flgK gene encoding flagellar hook-associated protein FlgK: MSGLSSILSIAQSGLRASQLAIQVTGNNISNVDTEGYSRQVLNLEEATSVTTSAGQLGTGVLATSITRLFDKFIELQYLDKLSTASSYEAMYETLQSVESLFNESSTSGINSALAQFFSDLEELSLSPDDSAVKEVLVDDTQTLLGLISQVDSDLASIQEQMNDSISDAVDSINELATEIADLNGQINNVSADGSTANALLDLRDTKVRELAALVDIQYIDNGKGDITILTQAGQTIVDGTTSFTFAFEQGKTTQQLSENSSFVGQAYYTGSDEYEYTLQVVDAGTVGGGATFRVSLDGGTTWLKDDSGNDILYAADTESGKVTVGDLDIWFGSTSDSAADPEDGNLSTGDTFTLVPKKAVYWYSAAGTTVNVTPQTYANGEANSSRITGGALAGYFTVRDVNVAAYRERLAAFTEELVWQVNRIHSQGAGVTFTYNQGTYSVNDPDVALGDDSSTLFFGDRLQSGVSSMYFYDADTGELAATDSFGYLDFDTTASGVQGFDPSVHSLQDVVDAVNNTFGTYCTARVINGALSITANDGYAYAFGEDSAGLYAALGVNTYFTGETCQDVAVNAVVANDTDYLNSGHVNGSGEINSGDNTTALALAELSSTDVSITTYSGGTTTQTLSQYYNSLVGIVGSATANTEYNYEYQTALAEELAAQQDAVSAVSLDEEMTNLIRFQQSYQAAAKLITVADEMMQTILAMKS; this comes from the coding sequence ATGTCCGGCCTGAGCTCCATCCTGAGCATCGCCCAATCCGGCTTGCGGGCCTCGCAACTGGCCATCCAGGTCACCGGGAACAACATCTCCAATGTCGATACCGAGGGCTACAGCCGGCAGGTGCTCAATCTCGAAGAGGCCACGAGCGTCACCACCTCGGCCGGGCAGTTGGGGACCGGGGTATTGGCCACGTCCATAACCCGCCTCTTCGACAAGTTCATCGAGCTGCAATACCTGGACAAGCTGTCCACCGCCTCCAGCTACGAGGCCATGTACGAGACCCTGCAGAGCGTGGAGTCCCTGTTCAACGAATCGAGCACCAGCGGCATCAACTCCGCCCTGGCCCAGTTTTTCTCGGACCTGGAGGAATTAAGCCTCAGTCCCGACGACAGCGCGGTCAAGGAGGTCCTCGTCGACGACACCCAGACCCTTCTGGGGCTGATCTCCCAGGTGGATTCCGATCTGGCCTCTATTCAGGAACAGATGAACGACTCCATCTCCGACGCCGTGGACAGCATCAATGAACTGGCCACGGAGATCGCCGACTTAAACGGCCAGATCAACAACGTCAGCGCCGACGGGTCCACGGCCAACGCCCTTTTGGACCTGCGCGACACCAAGGTCCGCGAACTGGCCGCCCTCGTGGACATTCAGTACATCGACAACGGCAAGGGCGACATCACCATCCTGACCCAGGCCGGCCAGACCATCGTGGACGGCACCACGAGCTTCACCTTCGCCTTCGAGCAGGGCAAGACCACCCAGCAGCTCTCTGAAAATTCGAGTTTCGTCGGCCAGGCCTACTACACGGGCTCCGACGAATACGAATACACCCTGCAGGTGGTGGACGCCGGAACGGTCGGCGGCGGGGCCACCTTCCGGGTATCCCTGGACGGCGGCACGACCTGGCTCAAGGACGATTCAGGCAACGACATCCTGTATGCGGCCGACACCGAGTCCGGCAAGGTCACGGTCGGGGACCTGGATATCTGGTTCGGCAGCACCAGCGATTCCGCGGCGGATCCGGAAGACGGCAATCTGAGCACCGGGGACACCTTCACCCTGGTGCCAAAAAAGGCCGTCTATTGGTACTCGGCCGCCGGAACCACGGTCAATGTCACCCCCCAGACCTACGCCAACGGCGAGGCCAACTCCTCGCGCATCACCGGCGGCGCCCTGGCCGGGTATTTCACCGTGCGCGACGTCAATGTGGCCGCCTACCGCGAGCGGCTTGCGGCCTTTACCGAGGAACTGGTGTGGCAGGTCAACCGCATCCATTCCCAGGGCGCGGGTGTTACCTTCACCTACAACCAGGGAACCTATTCCGTCAACGATCCGGATGTGGCCCTTGGCGACGACTCCTCGACCCTGTTTTTCGGGGACAGGCTCCAGTCCGGCGTCTCGAGCATGTATTTCTACGACGCGGACACGGGGGAACTGGCCGCGACCGACTCCTTCGGCTATCTCGATTTCGACACCACGGCCTCGGGCGTGCAGGGGTTCGACCCGTCGGTGCACAGCCTCCAGGACGTGGTCGACGCCGTCAACAACACCTTCGGGACCTACTGCACGGCCAGGGTCATCAACGGCGCCCTGTCCATCACCGCCAACGACGGCTACGCCTACGCCTTTGGCGAGGATTCGGCCGGTCTGTACGCCGCCCTCGGCGTGAACACCTATTTCACCGGGGAGACCTGCCAGGACGTGGCCGTCAACGCCGTGGTGGCCAACGATACGGACTATTTGAACTCGGGCCATGTCAACGGCTCCGGGGAAATCAACTCCGGCGACAACACCACGGCCCTGGCCCTGGCCGAACTGTCCTCCACAGACGTCTCCATCACCACCTACTCCGGGGGCACGACCACCCAGACCCTGTCGCAATACTATAACTCCCTGGTCGGCATCGTGGGCTCGGCCACGGCGAACACCGAGTACAACTACGAGTATCAGACCGCCCTGGCCGAGGAGCTGGCCGCCCAGCAGGACGCGGTCTCGGCCGTGAGCCTGGACGAGGAGATGACCAACCTGATCCGCTTTCAGCAGTCCTATCAGGCCGCGGCCAAGCTCATCACCGTGGCCGACGAGATGATGCAGACGATACTTGCGATGAAGTCGTAG
- the flgN gene encoding flagellar export chaperone FlgN codes for MTSRIIESLARQEKALSLLAELQKEEFTHLKVLDPAQVAGVEFSIHELMRQIARERTGLRRIYAALVPKATRMRDVRHLFSPRDQEAADTLIAAIDRLEQACARQADKNYRLALGLYNQSRSSIEFIQNQIVPKKQVYSAAGRFAKAAMEPALLNGRL; via the coding sequence ATGACCTCGCGAATCATCGAAAGCCTGGCCAGACAGGAGAAGGCCTTGTCGCTTCTGGCCGAGCTTCAGAAGGAAGAATTTACCCACCTGAAGGTGCTTGATCCGGCACAGGTGGCCGGGGTCGAGTTTTCCATCCACGAACTCATGCGCCAGATCGCCCGGGAGCGTACCGGACTGCGCCGGATCTACGCCGCCCTGGTGCCCAAGGCCACCCGGATGCGGGATGTCCGGCACCTGTTTTCCCCCCGGGATCAGGAGGCCGCGGACACCCTGATCGCGGCCATCGACCGCCTGGAGCAGGCCTGCGCCCGCCAGGCGGACAAGAACTATCGATTGGCCCTGGGGTTGTATAACCAGAGCCGCTCCTCCATCGAATTCATCCAGAATCAGATCGTCCCCAAAAAGCAGGTCTATTCCGCCGCCGGGCGTTTCGCCAAGGCCGCCATGGAACCAGCCCTTTTAAACGGGAGACTCTGA
- a CDS encoding peptidoglycan DD-metalloendopeptidase family protein, translating into MSVGLDPSLLVSQAQASLDVHNKLRVEALSKSLNAGDTEEKKLRQACRGFESAFLQKLMVQMRATVPKDGILHGPYEDQYLSMFDQAMADKMAESGGIGLADMMYSQLKDKIGGSKDAASRSGQGSQAGQAEGAAGAGRDAAAKPEVETGAAVGSILPANRPVLGGGLGLDRLPGKAVSAAAPSRISHDVFHSHPSHALFLSSGPDASGSTPKTGREQAASELTAPVTGTITSSYGWRGDPFTGKTAWHAGLDIAASTGEPVAACWDGQVVFAGQKAGYGNTVILEHQGGWRSVYGHLSQIDVSSGDSVAAGRKIAEVGSTGRSTGPHLHFELRYADASVDPLSVGIWTANNAPPGQTARETGHTEGGGHDLANHRKPGQTGEGLVASGRASEGRIYPPEGA; encoded by the coding sequence ATGTCCGTGGGGCTTGATCCGTCGCTGCTCGTCTCCCAGGCCCAGGCGAGCCTCGACGTGCACAACAAGCTTCGGGTGGAGGCCCTCAGCAAAAGCCTCAACGCCGGGGACACCGAGGAAAAAAAGCTGCGCCAGGCCTGCCGGGGATTCGAGAGCGCCTTTCTGCAAAAGCTCATGGTCCAGATGCGGGCCACGGTGCCCAAGGACGGCATCCTGCACGGTCCCTACGAGGACCAGTACCTGTCCATGTTCGATCAGGCCATGGCCGACAAGATGGCCGAATCCGGCGGCATCGGCCTGGCGGACATGATGTATTCCCAGCTCAAGGACAAGATCGGCGGCTCCAAGGACGCGGCCTCCCGGTCCGGCCAGGGCTCCCAGGCCGGCCAGGCCGAGGGGGCGGCCGGGGCCGGACGCGACGCGGCGGCGAAACCCGAGGTGGAGACGGGGGCGGCGGTGGGCTCGATCCTGCCGGCCAACCGGCCGGTCCTCGGGGGCGGCCTGGGCCTGGACCGTCTGCCCGGCAAGGCCGTGTCCGCCGCGGCCCCGTCCCGCATCTCCCATGACGTGTTCCATTCCCACCCTTCCCATGCCCTGTTTCTGTCCTCCGGCCCGGACGCGTCCGGCTCGACCCCGAAAACCGGCCGGGAGCAGGCCGCCAGCGAACTTACGGCCCCGGTGACCGGGACCATCACCTCGTCCTATGGCTGGCGCGGGGATCCCTTCACCGGCAAGACGGCCTGGCACGCGGGCCTGGACATCGCCGCGTCCACCGGGGAACCGGTTGCCGCCTGCTGGGATGGGCAGGTCGTTTTTGCCGGGCAAAAGGCCGGGTACGGCAACACCGTCATCCTGGAGCACCAGGGCGGATGGCGTAGTGTTTACGGGCACTTGAGCCAGATCGACGTGTCCTCGGGCGACAGCGTCGCCGCAGGCCGGAAAATTGCAGAAGTGGGAAGCACGGGACGCTCCACGGGACCTCACCTGCATTTCGAACTGCGCTACGCCGATGCCTCCGTGGACCCCTTAAGCGTGGGGATCTGGACGGCGAACAATGCGCCGCCGGGGCAAACGGCCCGGGAAACGGGCCACACCGAGGGAGGAGGCCATGACCTCGCGAATCATCGAAAGCCTGGCCAGACAGGAGAAGGCCTTGTCGCTTCTGGCCGAGCTTCAGAAGGAAGAATTTACCCACCTGAAGGTGCTTGA
- a CDS encoding flagellar basal body P-ring protein FlgI, producing MGEQVIERRTGVRGGQRGPRLAVVLAAVLVAALLAVQAAHGTRLKDIASFSGSRTNQLVGYGLVVGLSGTGDKRGSEFTVQSIYNMLDRMGVRVDRDTLKPKNVAAVMVTAQMPVTAKPGTRMDVTISSLGDSTSLLGGVLLVTPLKGIDGNIYAIAQGSLLVGGVSAEGAGASVSKNITTVGMIPGGANVERSIPFEFNQQDGLAITLKNADFSTAQQVAQKINDAMGGAFAAAVDGGTVNLAVPDQHKGNLVPLLANLENLEIRPDNRARVVVDEKTGTVVVGLNVKLAPAAVTHGNLQIEIRESAEVSQPLPFAAGQTVVVPETDIAVQEENRKLKLVEGASLQELVQGLNALGATPRDLISVLRTLQVSGSLHAELEVI from the coding sequence ATGGGCGAGCAGGTGATCGAAAGACGCACAGGCGTTCGCGGCGGGCAACGCGGGCCGCGCCTGGCGGTGGTCTTAGCCGCCGTGCTTGTGGCGGCCCTTTTGGCCGTGCAGGCGGCCCACGGCACGCGGCTTAAGGACATCGCCTCCTTCAGCGGATCGCGCACCAACCAACTGGTGGGCTATGGCCTGGTGGTCGGGCTGTCCGGCACGGGCGACAAGCGCGGGTCGGAATTCACGGTGCAGTCCATCTATAACATGCTCGACCGCATGGGCGTGCGCGTGGACCGGGACACCCTCAAGCCCAAAAACGTGGCCGCGGTCATGGTCACGGCCCAGATGCCGGTGACGGCCAAGCCCGGCACCCGCATGGACGTCACCATCTCCTCCCTGGGCGACTCCACAAGCCTGCTTGGCGGGGTGCTCCTGGTCACGCCGCTCAAAGGCATCGACGGCAACATCTACGCCATCGCCCAGGGTTCGCTTCTGGTGGGCGGCGTCTCGGCCGAGGGCGCCGGGGCCTCGGTTTCCAAAAATATCACCACCGTGGGCATGATCCCCGGCGGGGCCAACGTGGAGCGGTCCATCCCCTTCGAGTTCAACCAGCAGGATGGGTTGGCCATAACCCTCAAGAACGCCGATTTTTCCACGGCCCAGCAGGTGGCCCAGAAAATCAACGACGCCATGGGCGGGGCCTTTGCCGCGGCCGTGGACGGCGGCACCGTGAACCTGGCGGTCCCGGACCAGCACAAGGGCAATCTGGTGCCCCTTCTGGCCAACCTGGAAAACCTGGAGATCAGGCCGGACAATCGGGCCCGGGTGGTGGTGGACGAAAAGACCGGCACCGTGGTGGTGGGCCTAAACGTCAAGCTGGCCCCGGCCGCGGTCACCCACGGCAACCTGCAGATCGAGATCCGCGAGTCGGCCGAGGTGTCCCAGCCCCTGCCGTTCGCCGCCGGACAGACCGTGGTGGTGCCGGAGACGGACATCGCCGTGCAGGAGGAGAACCGCAAGCTCAAGCTGGTGGAGGGCGCCAGCCTCCAGGAACTGGTGCAGGGCTTAAACGCCCTTGGGGCCACCCCGCGCGACCTGATAAGCGTCCTGCGCACCCTGCAGGTCTCGGGTTCCCTGCACGCCGAGTTGGAGGTCATCTGA
- a CDS encoding flagellar basal body L-ring protein FlgH, translating into MSRKTCLAILACLAAATAVGCSSASKQPTPAPTLSEPVFQAPPPAENPGSIFSQSQPGFLFEDNRARRIGDIVMVNIVETSRGKNKAETKSDKDSSVDIGVSNYFGNRDFDGTITGQLGGANFGWKGAIGSNSLVKASSENTFKAKGETKRESDVSATIGCRVVSILPGGVMQIEGARETRVNDENQIIVVKGLVRPTDIDPDNTVPSTALADCKIEYYGEGILADRQKPGWLTRLLDNVWPF; encoded by the coding sequence ATGTCCCGGAAAACCTGTCTCGCCATCCTCGCCTGTCTCGCGGCGGCAACGGCCGTGGGCTGCTCCTCGGCATCCAAGCAGCCCACCCCGGCCCCGACCCTGTCCGAGCCGGTCTTCCAGGCCCCCCCTCCGGCCGAGAACCCCGGCTCCATCTTCAGCCAGTCCCAGCCGGGCTTTTTGTTCGAGGACAACCGGGCCCGGCGCATCGGGGACATCGTCATGGTCAACATCGTGGAGACCTCCCGGGGCAAGAACAAGGCCGAGACCAAGTCCGACAAGGATTCCAGCGTGGACATCGGGGTCTCCAACTATTTCGGCAACCGCGACTTCGACGGGACCATCACCGGCCAGCTCGGCGGGGCCAACTTCGGCTGGAAAGGGGCCATCGGCAGCAATTCCCTGGTCAAGGCCTCGAGCGAAAACACCTTCAAGGCCAAGGGCGAGACCAAGCGCGAGTCCGACGTCAGCGCCACCATCGGCTGCCGGGTGGTGTCCATCCTGCCCGGCGGGGTGATGCAGATCGAGGGCGCCCGCGAGACACGGGTCAACGACGAAAACCAGATCATCGTGGTCAAGGGCCTGGTGCGGCCCACGGACATCGATCCGGACAACACCGTGCCCTCCACGGCCCTGGCCGACTGCAAGATCGAATACTACGGCGAGGGCATCCTGGCCGACCGGCAGAAGCCCGGCTGGCTGACCCGACTTCTGGACAACGTGTGGCCGTTCTAG
- the flgA gene encoding flagellar basal body P-ring formation chaperone FlgA — MNAGTSRWSATPANIVRILALCGAVLVLCCATAQAAWRLKVLSAACVAGERVVLRDIAVPESGFPEDAWAILGATALWAAPAPGQSSILSAAELPGALRSYLKEAPVEYHLPTQLVVRRGGRILYREDMETLVVDFLTPRLADLPGRAAVARVETPEHLFFGASDRVEVELAEAGNGSAAAVGPGPVELRLAVTGPDGRAASKVVVRAVISLMSRVAVARRPVNPRDGVLTPALVSFEERNVAGLKGRPWDGSGAVRLVRGVGQGQVILAEDLEPMPLVQKGDKVTLVYEGGRVRLAVDAQAESDGAPGGPVTVRNLQSDRKVVASVRDKNTVVVTGNGPKRE; from the coding sequence ATGAACGCAGGCACTTCCCGATGGTCCGCGACCCCCGCGAACATTGTCCGCATCCTGGCTCTGTGCGGCGCGGTTCTGGTGCTTTGCTGCGCCACCGCCCAGGCCGCCTGGCGGCTCAAGGTGCTTTCGGCGGCCTGCGTGGCGGGCGAGCGGGTGGTCCTCAGGGACATCGCGGTTCCCGAATCGGGATTCCCCGAGGACGCCTGGGCCATTCTCGGGGCCACGGCCCTGTGGGCCGCGCCCGCGCCCGGACAATCCTCGATCCTGTCCGCCGCCGAACTGCCCGGGGCGCTGCGCTCCTATCTCAAGGAGGCCCCGGTGGAATACCACCTGCCCACGCAGCTTGTGGTGCGTCGGGGAGGGCGGATTCTGTACCGGGAGGATATGGAGACCCTGGTCGTCGATTTCTTGACGCCGCGCCTTGCGGATCTGCCGGGACGGGCCGCCGTGGCCAGGGTGGAGACCCCGGAGCATCTCTTTTTCGGCGCAAGCGACCGGGTCGAGGTGGAACTGGCCGAGGCCGGGAACGGGTCCGCCGCGGCTGTGGGGCCGGGACCCGTGGAACTGCGCCTGGCCGTGACCGGTCCGGACGGCCGGGCCGCAAGCAAGGTCGTGGTCCGGGCCGTGATCAGCCTCATGTCCCGGGTGGCCGTGGCCAGACGTCCCGTCAATCCCCGCGACGGGGTTTTGACCCCGGCGCTGGTGTCCTTCGAGGAACGCAACGTGGCCGGTCTGAAGGGCCGTCCCTGGGACGGCTCGGGCGCCGTGCGCCTGGTGCGCGGCGTCGGCCAGGGACAGGTGATCCTGGCCGAGGACCTGGAACCCATGCCCCTGGTGCAAAAGGGCGACAAGGTGACCCTGGTGTACGAGGGCGGCCGGGTACGCCTGGCCGTGGACGCCCAGGCCGAATCCGACGGCGCGCCGGGCGGTCCGGTGACGGTGCGCAACTTGCAAAGTGATCGGAAAGTCGTGGCCAGCGTGCGCGACAAAAACACCGTGGTGGTCACCGGCAACGGACCAAAGAGGGAGTAG
- the flgG gene encoding flagellar basal-body rod protein FlgG produces the protein MMRSLWTATTGMVAMQMQIDTMSHNLANVNTVGFKKSRAEFEDLMYQTLAVAGTETTGGNRLPTGLQVGLGVRPTTVHKFFTQGDLQNTGNSLDIAIEGDGFFRLDVNGRELYTRAGSFKLNQDGTIVTANGYILQPEFAVPQETKNITITEGGHLACLDAEGEELAGVDIPLYTFINPAGLSSEGRNLYSTTEASGDPEELTPGDQNAGILVQGYLEMSNVELVDEMVGLIVGQRAYEANSKAITTADGMLQTAVNVKR, from the coding sequence ATGATGCGTTCCCTTTGGACGGCCACCACCGGCATGGTGGCCATGCAGATGCAGATAGATACCATGTCCCACAACCTGGCCAACGTGAACACCGTGGGATTCAAGAAAAGCCGGGCCGAGTTCGAGGACCTGATGTACCAGACCCTGGCCGTGGCCGGCACCGAGACCACCGGCGGCAACCGGCTGCCCACCGGGCTTCAGGTGGGCCTGGGGGTGCGTCCCACCACGGTGCACAAGTTCTTCACCCAGGGCGATCTGCAAAACACCGGCAACTCGTTGGACATCGCCATCGAGGGCGACGGGTTCTTCCGCCTGGACGTCAACGGCCGCGAACTCTACACCCGGGCCGGGTCGTTCAAGCTCAATCAGGACGGCACCATCGTCACCGCCAACGGCTATATCCTGCAGCCCGAATTCGCCGTGCCCCAGGAAACCAAGAACATCACCATCACCGAGGGCGGACACCTGGCCTGCCTGGACGCGGAGGGCGAGGAACTGGCCGGGGTGGACATCCCCCTGTACACCTTCATCAACCCGGCGGGCTTAAGCTCCGAGGGCCGCAACCTCTATTCCACCACCGAGGCCTCGGGCGATCCCGAGGAACTCACCCCCGGCGACCAGAACGCCGGCATCCTGGTCCAGGGCTACCTGGAAATGTCCAATGTGGAACTCGTGGATGAAATGGTCGGGCTCATCGTGGGCCAGCGGGCCTACGAGGCCAACTCCAAGGCCATCACCACCGCCGACGGCATGCTCCAGACGGCGGTCAACGTGAAACGGTAA
- the flgF gene encoding flagellar basal-body rod protein FlgF: METSMYSALFGALSNEMRLTISANNLANINTTGYKRDRVSFQDTFQRFAHDYNPDPRENIREEPLLPKADLIAKPRLAMQQVDFTQGALAVTGNTFDLAIQGPGFFRVRTPDGDFLTRNGAFLRGPDGSLMTNQGFQVLGQGGTIDIPSGKTVTVAGDGQIFVDGAPVATIDVVDVADTATLEKYGDTLFQGANGSRIQEAAVDEERTQIVQGYLEKPNVEVVEEMVAMIETQRSFEAYQKIMTGSSDLDSRATKVGSEK; this comes from the coding sequence ATGGAAACGAGCATGTACAGCGCGCTTTTCGGGGCCTTGAGCAACGAGATGCGGCTTACCATCAGCGCCAACAATTTGGCGAACATCAATACCACCGGCTACAAGCGCGACCGGGTCTCCTTCCAGGACACGTTCCAACGCTTCGCCCACGACTACAATCCCGACCCCCGGGAGAACATCCGCGAGGAACCGCTTTTGCCCAAGGCCGATCTCATCGCCAAGCCCCGTCTGGCCATGCAGCAGGTCGATTTCACCCAGGGGGCCCTTGCGGTCACCGGGAATACCTTCGATCTGGCCATCCAGGGGCCCGGCTTTTTTCGGGTGCGCACCCCTGACGGCGATTTTTTGACTCGCAACGGGGCCTTTCTGCGCGGACCCGACGGCAGCCTGATGACCAACCAGGGCTTCCAGGTGCTGGGCCAGGGCGGGACCATCGATATCCCGTCGGGCAAGACCGTCACCGTGGCCGGCGACGGCCAGATCTTCGTGGACGGCGCGCCCGTGGCCACCATCGATGTGGTCGATGTGGCCGACACCGCCACCCTTGAGAAATACGGGGACACGCTTTTTCAGGGGGCCAACGGCTCGCGCATCCAGGAGGCGGCCGTGGACGAGGAGCGCACCCAGATCGTGCAGGGCTATCTGGAGAAGCCAAACGTCGAGGTGGTGGAGGAGATGGTGGCCATGATCGAGACCCAGCGTTCCTTCGAGGCCTACCAGAAGATCATGACCGGTTCGAGCGATCTGGATTCCCGGGCGACCAAGGTCGGTTCCGAGAAATAA
- a CDS encoding type II toxin-antitoxin system PemK/MazF family toxin, translating to MGTALLGQEGCKGRTNGGNRQGDRRDGSLRRSGSGRGREGEGAPGQKTDVAPITSRQKGYPFEVFIPPGERVSGVVLADQARSLDWRARRLKVKGRASGGGDGLSGRHPRDRDRSVASGRRGPHGPRPPTPPGVRFRTTAVHVT from the coding sequence ATGGGGACGGCCCTCCTCGGGCAGGAGGGATGCAAGGGGCGGACCAATGGCGGAAACCGTCAGGGGGACCGACGAGACGGCAGCCTGCGACGATCCGGTTCGGGCAGGGGCCGCGAGGGCGAAGGCGCGCCTGGACAAAAAACCGATGTCGCGCCCATCACCTCGCGGCAAAAGGGCTATCCCTTCGAGGTTTTCATTCCGCCGGGCGAGCGCGTGTCCGGGGTGGTCCTGGCCGATCAGGCCCGAAGCCTGGACTGGCGGGCGCGCCGCCTCAAGGTCAAGGGCCGGGCGTCAGGGGGGGGTGACGGACTTTCTGGCCGCCATCCTCGGGATCGAGACAGGTCCGTAGCATCGGGTAGGAGGGGGCCTCACGGCCCCCGTCCTCCCACACCACCGGGCGTACGGTTCCGTACCACGGCGGTTCACGTCACATAG
- the ltrA gene encoding group II intron reverse transcriptase/maturase, with product METVVERENMTAALKQVRANKGAPGVDGMTIHMLLPFLRQEWPRIKEELLTGRYAPQPVRGVEIPKPGGGVRQLGIPTALDRLIQQAMHQVLSPIFDPGFSESSYGFRPGRGALQAVSQARAFAAQGRRFVVDMDLEKFFDRVNHDVLMARVVRKIADKRVLGLIRRYLQAGMMHGGVMSARAEGTPQGGPLSPLLSNILLDDLDKELERRGHTFCRYADDCNVYVRTRQAGERVMASLTRFLADRLKLRVNVDKSAVDRPWKRKFLGYSMTWHVRPRLKVAPQTVKRFKGAIREELRRGRGRSLSTTIATLTPKLRGWVNYFKLAEVKGVFEELDEWLRRKLRCLLWRQWKRSYTRAKNLMRRGLTEERAWRSATNGRGPWWNAGASHMNAAFPKKFFDACGLVSLLDQLRRLHYVT from the coding sequence ATGGAAACGGTGGTCGAACGCGAGAACATGACAGCGGCCTTGAAACAGGTGCGGGCGAACAAGGGAGCGCCGGGTGTGGACGGCATGACCATCCACATGCTGCTGCCCTTTCTGCGCCAGGAATGGCCGCGCATCAAAGAAGAACTGCTGACGGGGCGCTACGCGCCCCAGCCGGTGCGCGGGGTGGAAATCCCCAAGCCGGGCGGCGGGGTGCGACAACTGGGCATCCCGACGGCCCTGGACCGACTCATCCAGCAGGCCATGCATCAGGTGTTGTCCCCGATCTTCGATCCCGGCTTCTCCGAATCCAGCTACGGTTTTCGTCCTGGCCGAGGCGCGCTTCAAGCCGTCTCGCAGGCCCGGGCCTTTGCGGCTCAGGGGCGTCGCTTCGTCGTGGATATGGACCTGGAGAAGTTCTTCGACCGGGTGAACCATGATGTGCTCATGGCGCGCGTGGTCCGCAAGATTGCCGACAAGCGGGTGCTCGGTCTCATCCGACGCTACCTGCAAGCGGGAATGATGCACGGGGGCGTGATGTCCGCGCGAGCCGAGGGCACGCCGCAGGGCGGCCCTCTGTCTCCGCTTTTGTCCAACATCCTTCTGGATGATCTGGACAAGGAGCTTGAACGGAGAGGCCACACGTTTTGCCGCTATGCCGACGATTGCAACGTGTACGTGCGAACGCGGCAGGCTGGCGAACGAGTCATGGCCTCGCTCACACGGTTTCTGGCAGACCGGTTGAAGTTGCGGGTCAACGTGGACAAGAGCGCGGTAGACCGGCCCTGGAAACGGAAGTTTCTCGGATACTCGATGACGTGGCACGTGCGTCCGCGACTGAAAGTCGCGCCGCAGACAGTGAAACGGTTCAAAGGAGCCATCCGCGAAGAACTCCGTCGAGGGCGCGGCCGTTCGCTGTCGACCACGATAGCCACCCTCACGCCGAAGCTGCGGGGCTGGGTGAACTACTTCAAGCTGGCGGAAGTGAAAGGCGTTTTCGAGGAACTGGACGAGTGGCTGCGGCGTAAGCTGCGCTGCCTGCTCTGGCGACAGTGGAAACGCTCCTACACGCGGGCGAAGAACCTGATGCGGCGGGGATTGACCGAGGAGCGGGCCTGGCGCTCGGCCACCAACGGGCGCGGCCCGTGGTGGAACGCCGGGGCCTCGCATATGAACGCGGCCTTCCCGAAGAAATTCTTTGATGCCTGTGGACTCGTGTCGCTGCTCGATCAACTGCGCAGGTTGCACTATGTGACGTGA